The Canis aureus isolate CA01 chromosome 15, VMU_Caureus_v.1.0, whole genome shotgun sequence genome includes the window ccaaaggcaggcgctaaaccactgcgccacccagggatccctgtattcaGATTTAACATCCTATTGCACGTGGGACCATCTTCTGCTTGGCTGTTTTTAGAGATGCTAAGACTGATCAGTGGCTTTGGATGTTGGCCTGAACCACCATTTCCAACCTCCCCATCAATCTTTGATCTGAAATTTAGCCTGCATCTCTGCTCATCTCCTGCTAAAAGAAGGAACTACCTCACGAGGAAGATTTTTCTGTTTGCAAGGAAACCCTCCTCAGTGTCTCTGAAATCACAGTGAACTGGGGGTGTGTTTTCTGCTGTTGCCTGAAGCAGTCACTATTCAGAGTCTCTACCCTTTCCCAAGCCTTACACCCAGGACTGACAGTCTTTGTTTGCCTTTTAATAGATCCAGACCACATATACCAGGATAAGGCCTGCTCTGTGGACAACTGCCTAAAAGAGAGAGACATGGTTGAAACCATCATTGTCCGTGTGTCCGATACAGAATACTTCCATTTTACAAGCCAGTGCTGCCAAGGAAAGAAGTGCAATGACACCAGTAATGCTCTGGGTGGGTGCTGGCAATGTGCCATCCTCCCTCTGGCCTTTcagctctctcctttcctttgccaCCTGTAGTCCTCACCTTCTGGTGAACATCTCAAGTCCAAGCACTTCACTGCATATCTGGGTAACATCAACAGCTGACTTACAGCAATTACTtgaaaaacaaatgggaaaatcaTCACTACTTTCATGCTTTCCTCTTTATCAGAACAGACAGAAATCATAGTACTCCATGTTGCATAAAATTAGAGGCTTATTAGTATTTCTCCAACTTTGTGGTTTCAGGCTCTCTTTTAAGActctaaatcttaaaaattattgaggactaGAGAAATTTGATTTATGTGAATCATACTATCAATATTTAcactcagaaattttaaaaattcaaagaatttctaaacaaatttaaaatctttatttatagtTCACTAAGAAATCATAAACCCATTACATGTTAACAATAACATTTTTGCATAGAAATAACTATATCttccaaagcaaaaaaatattttgtgagaagAGCGGCATTGTTACATATTTTCTCAAAGCCCTTTAGTttctggcttaatagaagacaaCTGGATTCTCAAATTTGCTTGTGCATTTAGTCTGTTACAATCTCTTATGTCATGTGGTCTCTCAGAAACTCCATTgtacattcatgaaagaaagagtgTGAAAGAGGCAAGGAACATCTTAGTATTGTTATGAAAATGGTTTTGACCTTGTGGTCTCCCTGAATGGTTCTTTGGGATTCCCAGGAGTTCCTGGACCACAAATTGATATTGAAAATTGTTGGTTTATACCAAAGCTCTCTTTTTGAAGAGAAGAAACCATGGCCAAAAAGGCATCGTTCTAGAGTATAAGTCATTAGTAGCACAGCTGTATCtcaatataattttgtattaaatgttaaataaaggGGCACGAtcatttattcagagaaagaTTTAGTAATAATTACACATCTATTGGCCGATGTTCAGAATAGCTGGCTAATGTTGACAttgcttggttttcttttctttttttttttaaaaagattttatttatttattcatgagagacacacagagagaggcagagacataggcagagggagaagcaggctccctgtggggaccctgatgtgggactcgatcccaggacctgggatcacgacctgagcaaaggcagacgctcaaccactgaggcacccaggtgccccaacattgcTTGGTTTTAGATCAAAATCTTATGTTTCCCTTCTCAGCCCAACACACCCACTGACCACAGTCCTTGAAGACTGGATGGCTTGTAAGGGAAGGTCTGTGAGGTTGTGTGCTGTAACTATTTTGGTGGGATATGAGGTTAGGATGACTGCTGTCTTTATGCAATTGTCCCATTTTCAAGATCCCTCTGGCTAGCATCTTTGTTTGCTTGTCCCCTTCAGTACAAGGCAGTACCATGTTCTATATTACAACCTTGCTCTAAATTAATGGCTCTTATTCTATCCAGCTCCTCCACTAGAAGATTCATCCAGCAACATAGAATGTCCTGCATGTTATGGATCTAATGAAAGTTCCTGTAGTGTGAAATCCAGGAAATGTCATAAAGAAGAACAGTGTGTCGATCTAGTTGCGGAATTTAAGAATGGTTTGTCTTGGGGTTTCAATTCCCTTTTATGGGACTGGAGTTGAAAACATATTAAGCCTTGGGTAATAAGTTCTGAGTTAACAAAAGGAGGCTGGGGGAGGTTAAAAGAATAAGGTCAGAATGCTTTTGACATAATGAGGCTGTTAATGTAGCCCTGAGCTGCTTGCTATTTTGCCTCCTTAGTCCAGAACCATTCTTTCTGGGCTGTACATCTCTTGAACCCTGCTCTCTTCTGGCTCATAATCAAGCCAGACTCATTTAAGCTCATCATGCTATTCCTGACATTTACTTCTTTACCAGATTGCATTgctctgtgggtgtgtgtgggatttgtcttttatttccttttatacctacatttttttctatctgtCACTGAGAGGGGCTGCCTTATGACAACTTGGGTCACCTGATTGAAGAGTCAAATTGGATTTTAACATCCAACCAATTGTTCTTTCCTACAGAAGTAATTTGATACTAACCATCAAATTAACCACTATAAATAGAAAACTGATACGTATATTATGCTTTAAATATTCAGGCAGATGTTACAtctgaatatttaaagaataatacatTTATTAGCAAGGATAAGTTCGTTACTGTTAAAAAGCAACCTCTAAATCCTCAGGATCAAtgtaacagatatttatttcttgctcatatgGCAGTTCATTGCAGAGTCCTGGGGCCTGTTGTCCTTTTCATCTAGAGGATCTGGTCCCCAGCCACCCAGGACGTAGCAGCTCCCTGCTGTATTCTTTGTCTCTCATCAGCAGTTCGGGGAAGACAGGGagtggagggaggcaggaggattTCTATAGGCAAAGCCTGGAAGTGCATGCATCACTCTCTCTCACATTCTGTTGGCTGGGAAATGCAGTCTCATGGTGTCTAGTGTGGTCCagcaagaaaggaagagacatgAAGCTAAAATGAACAGCCAGCCAGTCTCTGCCACAATATGGCTCAGCTTAATAACAGTTTAAGAGCACCAATACCCAGGTACAATTTGATTTCAACTTTTACTAATGGCAATTATAGTACTGGAAATCCATGCTTAACTGTAATTGCAGGCTGAGAAGTGAGGCCAAACATCACAAGTATCCTgaacctctttttattttttaaaaaaaataaattttattttttagaacagttttaggttcacagtaaaaCTGGGAGGAAGGTAAAGAGATTTCTCACATACCTCTGTccccacacacacagcctcccccACTGTCAACATTCCCCACCAAAATGGTACCTCATGAATCCATGAACCTACACTGATGCATTATTATCATCCAGAGTCCGAGGTTTACATTAGGGTTACTGTTTAGGTTGCATATTCTAtgagttgtaacaaatgtataatgaagtATATCTACCATTATAGCATCACACAGAATAGCTTCACTGTCTTAAAAATCCTCTATGCACTATTAATCTGTAGCCTCTGGCAACCtctgatctttgttttgttttgtttctgttttgttttgttttttaacctctgATCTTTGTACTCTCcccatagttttgcttttatcAGAATatcatatatttggaatcatatAAAGGTAGCCTTTTCacattgacttctttcacttagttatatgcacttaaagttttttttaattaaaaaaatctctaggATGTCTATGCAGCTCTGATATTTAATTCTTAAGCTATGTCTGAGGATAACAATAACATCTGaaacaatttctctttctgctcactTTGTTCCCAGGTGTCTTCTGATGTCAaggatggaattttaaaaatattcctttgatTTAATCTGAAGCCAGATAGATCAAAACCATCATACATGTGGgggtttttcctttatttatttttgcccaagatcacttttttttttcaatattatagACATGTGCCAAGCAACACATTTCTCTAGCTTACTGTAATTCAATCTCCAGCACTGCTATTTGctataaaaaaggaattaattattttcttccaagGGATGTAgagatttctctttccttctcagaaCAAGTTAATAGCCCTTCTGATAAGTAGCCACTTGTCTTCCACTTCCTTCCTGTGTAACTGCCTGTCCTTCAGACCTGTTTAAGTCATAGAGCAATTGGCACATAGTAGCAGCTCAATAAAGGTGGCTGCAGTCACAGCCACATTTTCTTTGCAAATCCTCTTGGCCTTTTCCTAGGACCTACACCTTTTAACAGAATTAAACATAATATAATTCAGATTTAGAATGAAGACCACCTCcagctatttttttcctctattcaGATAAAACTCAGGCAGAGAGAACTCAGGTCCAGAGAAGAGTGAGGATAGAAAACGGAattcagaacataaagactgctaactctgggaaacgaactaggggtggtagaaggggaggagggcggggggtgggagtgaatgggtgacgggcactgggtgttattctgtatgttagtaaattgaacaccaataaaaaaaaaaaaaaaaaaaaaaaaaaaaaaaaaaaaaaaaaaaaagaaaacggaaTTCATAGTACAGGAGCCTGGGAGGAGTCCTTCTTGGATTGAGAGGAGAGGGCTCTCTGAGCCCATCTCCTGGGTTTTTAATCACCTGCCAGCCCCTCAGGGAAACACCAGAGACTTGGGTCCCAGGCCCATTTCTGGCCTTCATCTGTGAGCTCGGGCTTGCATCCACCttctggagcctgtttcttttgAGTTTAGATCGGGGAGAGTGTCTGGGTGCTGACCTCCATGGTACCTCTGCCATTACTGTGTGGTGTTCTTGATCCTGGGCTCCTTCCTCCAGGCTCCTGTTTTAGAACCAGACGTAAAACAGGTTGCTGAACCAGACCTAAAACAGGCCTAAGGAGGAAGGGCAAGAGTGTTGTGAAGTCCTTACTGTTCACATTACATTCACAGAGACCAAGAAGCTCGTGCTGAAAGGCTGTTCCAAAATCAGGAACTCCACCTGTCAGTTCCTGTCTGCTGAGAACCAGACAATTGGAGGAATCATCTTCCGAAAGTTTAAGTGTGTAGACGGTTTCAGCTCCTCCTCAACTGCCATTCCTAATTCCCCCCCAACCAACCCTCCTGTCAGCAACTCCAGCACCTCTTTAGCACCCAACTCCAATAAGCCCACCAGCCTGGACTCGGGCTCCAGAGTCTCCTTCACTCCTGCAGCCTTTGGCAGCCTCCTCCTGCTGAGGCTGCTGCTCTGAGACCCATCCTGCCCTcaactgcccctccctccccctattTAACTGCTCAGTTAATTGCAGCCACAGCCCTCCTGGCAAAGCTCAGTGACAGCCACATTTTTCTCCATTATTAAAGGCTGGCCAAGTCTGTCCTGATAGGTTCCTTTGAGCTGCTGTCCATCACCACTTCCCAGTCCCTTGCATTTGAAATCTGTGCACCTTAGTGTGTGGCTCCCAGGACTCCCCTAAACTCTGCCCACCTTACTTCTGAGAAACATACCTTTTCACCTTGTTGGCATTTTCTGTCTACAGCCCTGCACTTCTGGGGACTAACACGCCCCCATTCTCACCCACATACTGAGGGCATGCCCAATTGTGCCTGTAAAGCCCTGTGTTGACCCTTCCGTGACTGTCCTGGCTCTGGTGACAGGTCCAACAGGGACATTATCCACAGGGCCCAAAGAAGGGTGCAGAGAGGTTGCTGAAGGCTGGCAGTCTCCCTTGCCTAACCTCTTGGGGAGAGACATAATGCTTTTGGTGCTCCCACTGACCAGATGTCTCATAGCCTTGTTCAGAATGAAATAGCTACGGAACCCTAGTCCCCATTCCCAGAGAACCTGCAATTGAAAGCAGAGCTTTTGACTCCATATCAGAGACCTGAGGAGCAAGAAAGCTATTCAATCCAACATGCACAGAAGTTCAGGTTTGGTAAATAAGGTGGGCCTTGAGCTGGACTTGCAAGAATGGagttttctgtaataaaaaattttaaaggtataaACTAGTGTGTGTCTTTATTGTCCAGACTTGCTAACAATGCATCAAAAGAAAAGCCTCCAGAAAGGCATCTTGTGGTACCTCATCAacacattcattctttaaaaaaaaaaatcaattaattaacatctAGTGTATAATTagttcagaggtagagtttagtgattcatcagttgcattcaacagccagtgctcatcacatcatgtgccctccttcatgctcatcacccagttaccctatccccaccccacacctcccttccagcaacgctgtttgtttctcagagttaagagtctcttatggtttgtcttcctctctgattttttcccccattcagtttcccctcctcttatggtcctctgcactatttcttatattccacatgtgagtgaaaccatatgataatcatccttctctgattgactgatttcactcagcataatatttcAAGATAGTTTTAGACTTAccaaaagttgcaaaaatagcacAGAGAATTCCAGAACCCCCTCATCCACCTTCCTCTTGTGTTTGCGTCTTATATAACACACTACAATTACTGAAACCAGGAAATCAGCATTAACACAATACTATTAACTAATAGATCTTCACATTTCACCAATTTTtattaatgtcctttttctggtcCAGGAACCAATTCTTTGCATTTAATAGCTATGTCTCTTCAGACTCCTATGATCTGTGACAGTCCTGGGATTTTTCCTTTGTGTGATGTCTTCTCATCATAAGGTCAAGTTTGCACATTTTGGCAAGAATCCCACAGCATTATTGTGTTCTTCTCAGTGGGTCCTACAGGAGGTATATGATGTTTATGTGTTGTATTGCTGCTGGTGTTAACCTTGATTGCTTGGTTGAGGTGGAATCTGCTGAGCAGAGCCACAGCATAAGCACATGAGTAGGACTGGGGTTAGGTTTCCATTCTGGAAGGTTCTCCAAGACTGCAGGGTGCAGGTGAAAAGACAGCAGAATGATGGGACAAGGAGGGAGTTTAAATAGAGAGGTAGTGGAGACCTACCCAGGCAGCTACTCTGTTATCTTGCTGTAATTGAGAGCACGCCACACCCTAAATACACTTCTATTTGCACTGGCGTCTTCTGACTTCTCacccagagaagggaagagagctAAGCACCACTTGTGCTCAAAGTCTACCTTACTTCCCCGCACTGTCCATGCTTAATTCCTCTGGTCCTCTGGGCTAGGCCTTGGACTTCTCCTGAGGTAAAGCCCTTTGCTGCTGGTCTAAGCTCCAGGATAAACTCCTATGTCTGAGAAGCtccacagaattcttttttttttataataaatttattttttattggtgttcaatttgccaacatacagaataacatccagtgctcatcccctcaagtgcccccctcagtgcccgtcacccattcactcccaccccccgccctcctccccttccaccacccctagttcgtttcccagagttaggagtctctatgttgtctccctttctgatatttcccacacatttcttctcccttcccttatattccctttcactattattgatattccccaaattaatgagaacatataatgtttgtccttctccgattgacttacttcactcagcataatacccttcaggtctatccacatcgaagcaaatggtgggtatttgtcgtttctaatggctgaggaatattccattgtatacatagaccacatcttctttatccatcatcttttgatggacaccgaggctccttccacagtttggctattgtggacattgctgctagaaacatcggggtgcaggtgtcccggcatttcattgcatctgaatctttggggtaaatccccaacagtgcaattgctgggtcgtagggcaggtctatttttaactctttgaggaacctccacacttttccagagtggctgcaccagttcacattcccaccacagtgtaagagggttcccttttctctgcatcctctgcaacatttgtggtttcctgccttgttaattttccccattctcactggtgtgaggtggtatctcattgtggttttgatttgtgtttccctgatggcaagtgatgcagagcattttctcatgtgcatgttggccatgtctatgtcttcctctgtgagatttctgttcatgtcttttgcccatttcatgattggattgttggtttctttggtgttgagtttaagaagttctttatagatcttggaaactagccctttatctgatacgtcatttgcaaatatcttctcccattctgtaggttgtctttgagttttgttgactgtatcctttgctgtgcaaaagcttcttatcttgatgaagtcccaatagttcattattgcttttttttcttttgccttcgtggatgtatcttgcaagaagttactgtggccgagttcaaaaagggtgttgcctgtgttctcctctaggattttgatggaatcttgtctcacatttagatctttcatccattttgagtttatctttgtgtatggtgaaagggagtggtctagtttcattcttctgcatgtggatgtccaattttcccagcaccatttattgaagagactgtctttcttccaggctCTACAGAATTCTACACTCACACTGTACAGCTGGACTGATCTCAAATCACTGCTTTGTCTTTCCATAGCACTTTAGCGTTTGTAAAACTTTGTTTTTGGCcaggttattttatttaatttataatcagCTTTATTCAGATAtgatttacatataataaaatgcatgCAAGCAGATGAATTTTGATAAACATGCCCTCTCCTCCAGTAAGGCCCCCTGAGCTCCCCTTATTATTCCTTATAATCCATCCTACTCCAACCTGAGGCATCCACCTGCATCTCCACTGTTCCCTTCAGGGGGTGACAGGCAGCTCTTCTGCTCACATTCTATTAAGCTGAGCATTTATTAACCACCTGGATGCAGGGCAATGACTCTGGGTTGAGGTGTCAACTATTCCCAACAACAAGTCTGCTCCTTGAAAGGGAGGTCAAGGGACCATTTCCATTAGACTCCAATCCCTTCCAACTACTCAGTGCCTTGGCtgggaagatggaagaagggTATGGGGTTCTCTTCTTTGTGGGCTGGATATAGCACTTCTTGGCTGAATTATGATCTGAACTAAATCTCCAAATACTTGATCTGAAATATGAACTGAACTAAAGCTAAACCCACTAATCACTGTAATTGTCATCAATGTTCATTTTTAACTGGAAGAATGAATATGCCCCAGTGGGATGTGAGAGGGATGCTGGTCTTGAGGTATTAAGGGTCGAAAGCACCTGAGTGTGATTGTAGACTGAGCACCAGACCAAGGAAGGTTGAGGAAAGGAAATCTCACacaggatggacagagggatCAAGGCATGGTTGTTCTTAGGCTGGAGAGATCAGCTACTAAGCCAAGTGATTCCAGAGGTTCTCATGTTCCCAAAAGTGCTGTCACTAGTAAAGTTAATAAAAGATACAAGGCTGCCCagttttaaattggattatttggtttttaggtgttgagttatatcagttctttgcatattttggatactaaccctttatcagatatgttatttgtgaatatcttctcccatcaagtaggttgccttttagttttgttgattgtttcctttgctttgctttttatttttgatgtagcttaaatcatttattttttaattttatttttctgatctcaagagacatatctagaaaaatgttatataGTAACATGTTAGAGACATTACTTCCTGTGCTTTctgctaggatttttatggcttcaggtctcacacttaagtctttgatccattttgagattatgtttgtgtatggtatggtgtaagaaagtggtcctgtttcattcttttgcatgttgctgtctagttttcccaacaccgtttgttgaagagacttttttccccattggatattctttcctgttttgtcaaagattatttgaccatataattgtgggtttagtTCTgacttttctattccattctattgatctacttgtctatttttgtgctagtacaatactgttttgattactacagctttgtaatataacttaaaatctggatttatgatacctccagtttttcttttctttttcaggtttgctttggctattcaagatcttttgtggtgaaaaatgctggtggtattttgatagggattgcatgaaatgtgtaCATTACTTTGGGGAGTATAGATgatttaacaatgtttgttcatccaatacatgagcatggaatgtcttcccatttctttgtgtcctctttaattttttcagttgcattttataattttcagagtacaggtccttcatctctttggttagatttGTTCCTATGTGCCTTATTATTTTCAGCAGAACACTATgacttttgattggagcatttagtacatttacattcaaagtaattattgataaatatgtacTTATTGACATTTTGTTACTTGTAAGGTTGTTTTTGTAGGTCTTCCCTTTGCCCTCTTCTCTTACTCTCTTCTCTTGTgctttgatggctttctttaatgcttggattcctttcttttttttttgcatatatattacaggttttggtttgtggttaccattggTTTTATATAACTATTATATACCCTATGCATATAGCAGggtatattaagttgatggttaaCTTTGAatccattctaaaagcactaaatttttacacTCTCCCCTATTTTAGGTGAATACcatcatactttacatccttttattttgtgaatccatTGATTGACTTTTacagatataatttattttacagcTTTTGTGCTTTAACATCTGTACtggttttataagtgattaatctagTTTTAGTATGTATATAGTAcctgggaaattt containing:
- the LYPD8 gene encoding ly6/PLAUR domain-containing protein 8 — its product is MKGILVAVIITAFAVAAVESLSCVQCNSVTNPCENSSVSQCPGNANASCTSLVASFSQDPDHIYQDKACSVDNCLKERDMVETIIVRVSDTEYFHFTSQCCQGKKCNDTSNALAPPLEDSSSNIECPACYGSNESSCSVKSRKCHKEEQCVDLVAEFKNETKKLVLKGCSKIRNSTCQFLSAENQTIGGIIFRKFKCVDGFSSSSTAIPNSPPTNPPVSNSSTSLAPNSNKPTSLDSGSRVSFTPAAFGSLLLLRLLL